CCTGAGCctagccctgtgtgtgtgtgtgtgagtcaccaTCCTCCCACCGCAGCTGGTGTCTCCCAGTCGAAGAAACCAAtacaggggaaaaaataaaatcagactTGTTTACACACTATGGAAGTGtattgagaaaaagaaaaaaaaacatttggatgAAAATAATACATCGTGAAAAACAAgatgcatgttttatttacataaagTGCTGTCTGtaaaattaaccaaatacaaacaacatttgtgTAGAAAAAGATACAAATTTATACACATTTGAACCCTGTACTAAAAAAATGCGgcaaacacacaatgtggaCCACCAACAGTGAGGGACACTACTGAAAGTCGCAGGAATATTCGTCACTGCAGGTTTATGAAGGAGTTAGTTTTACCCATGTGGATTGTAAAGACCAACTCACCCACAGTAAAATGTCAGATGTTTTCAGTTACTCCTCGATTAGACCTCCTCTTAGGATGTTATACAAACTGCTTGACTGACATCTGTGAAGGAGGGACTGTGCCCATCTCTACCATTCTGATTGGCCCATTAAATTAGACATAGCATTGACCCCAACTTTAGCCTAACATGAGGTCTAATCAGCCAGATGACACCAGCGTGGATTTTTTTCATTCTACGTGCAGTATGTTGTGACCTGGTCATGTAAACAGTGCAATATGATTAGATATGGGCTGTAATGTTTTCTTAAAGGCTGTTGTTATCAACAGCGTTGGTGCATATCTGACAATGTGAACGAGATGAACTGCAGGCAACGCAGCCCCACTTCACTTGATTCCTGCTTCAAACccacacaaaccaaacacgGTGCAAGTGGGGCTGGAACCTTGTTTTCTTGTCCAGCGCTTATAGCTGCATTCAAATTAAACGCAAATATAACATCCTCACATGTAGAATCTCACTATATGACAGGATTTAAAGTTATGGCTGGTCGACCCCCAAATTGGCTGACTGGACACACAAGAATAAAGCAGCTACAGTGCTAATTTGTCAGCGATTGGCTGTTGGCAGGAGCTAACGGCCCACTCTGTGTCCACTAtccaaatattttctttcatccTGCTGCACTCATCCTTTTTCtgtgcaacattaatgaaaaatttcaggtcttttatatttttttctgaacGCACTGTAGGTGGTCCATTTGTGATTGAGGATGAGTTTCGCGTTTGGTTCCTGATGATATCCACAGTTTATACACAGTCCTGCGTCAGGGCTCCTCAGCTGACGTGCATGCCCTCTTTCCCAGCGAGCCGCTGCCGGTGCACGTGGTCTTGTTCTAGTTCTTCGTGGCTGGGGTGCCAGAGCCGCGACAGGATGCGCTCCATGTTGAGGGCATACATGGTGTGGGAGGGCATCACGCCATGGTGAACCTACACCGGACCAATGGTACAGAGGATATTAGACCATAGAAATGTCTGATGGCATTATTTCTGCTCTGTCACCATTTATGGTGAcagagcagaaataaataatgtgaataaattGAGTGACAAGCAGCAATTACAGAAcaattcacagacacaaacaaacatgttgaaatgtctAATAACATGAAAATATAGACTTAACCTTGTTGAAATATAGTATTTAATTATCGgaatatatatagtatttaatTATCGGAATTAAAGTGAATCCCTGTCACTCAGTTGTGTTTATtataaagtgtaaaaacaattattttctttgttacCACGTATTATGTTCAAGTTCATGACTTATAAACAGTGTTACTGAGGCTCACTGACTGCTACACACTTCTGCTTACACTCTATATTTACAAATCAAGAGGTAATATGTCACAACTTCTATATATGAAGCTTGTGTTATTAGGATCAGGTCTCTTGATTtagatatttttaaagattaGGGTTGCAATCAATGATAATGTTCTCTATATATTTTTAGTTGTTAAAAAAGTCTGGAAAATTGCTTGTTACAATTTCCTACAATTTAGCCCCGAATCCACAAATAATCAATTTTATGtcactaaaaataaaaacagcagaaattccTGAAGAATGAGAAGCTAACTAAACAGCTCTGTTTCCTCAACTCTTATCAACAACATCAAGGTTTTTGATAGAACACGGGTATAAGAAAATTGAATCACGTTTAACCTGGTTTAcagttgattcatgacctaaATCTGACAACTGcatatatttcattaaaatccTAATACTTCAGAATATCATTTAGTTCCATTCGAGTTCCTTCAATCATACAAGGTACTGCTGAAAATGCTACAACTGGCAACATCCATGagcacttttctcttttacctGCAACGCCTCCAGGAGATCGAACAAGCTGATTGGAGAGAGAGGCATAGGAAGAATGTCGGCAGAACAAGCCAATAAGTGGACAGCTTGTTGTTCAGCCTCATCAGGTGACACTTGAGGTGGTGGACCAGCAGGGAGAGAAGCACTTGGAGGAGGACTGcatgaaagacaaaacaaagatcCCTGTGAACTGAGAATGTGATCCGTATTGCTATAACTCTTTAATGACAGCTACAGAGACGATTATTACCGCTGCAGATTACTGGATAGAAATCATGCCAAATAACATTCACAATGCTTATAATCTTGTAAGAGCCAAGACAGTTCTTACCATTCAGTAACACTGTGGTAAGCAGCGAGGCTGTTTTTCAGATAAGGCTGCGGCGTGACATCACTGCCAAAGGCGTAAGGGAAATGACCATCCCGTAGCCGATACGCCTTCCTCCGGGTGATTACAGCTGTCAGGACGTCTTTCAGGTGATGCTGGAATAAATCAGAGCGGAAAGTAAAGCTTTAGCCAATCACATAAGAAGTGGTGATTAACATATATATCTCCAATCATATATTCCTGCATGGTGGTTAAAACATAGGATGACAACGAAAAAGGTCAGTCAAAAGTCATCTCTACTAAACCAAGACCAACACTGTGTGACTTTGTATTGAACCTACGGGTAATTCAATACATTTGCATGAAAAATTAATTCACTTACTGAGAAGAAAATTTACTTAAATCTAAAAGTATGGCACCATGAATTTCAGGAGCAAAACTGATTTTTGGAAAATATATTGTCTTCTTAAGGCTAGgattggtaatcctggaaaagctagcaagagcaggctacactttgaaaagatgtaaccgatacatcccactcTCGTCAAACCTAGGCCCCCACAACACATGAACGTGTGCTGCCTGACAATTGCGAGGAGGCAACTTTTCCATTACTTGCTCGTAGGGATGTCACAATATGAGATTTTGGTGCCACGATTATTGGGggctaagtgtgtgtgtgtgtgtcagctggtCAGAAACTGAAAGTGAACAAGGATTTCTCCTCTCGCTGTGAACTCCTCCGATGCAGTTTTATGTCCAGCGTTGGTGGAAATAAGGCTGTTACATCAGTTCCCTCTTCTCAACTAACGTTGCAGTTAAGTGGCTCGCACACACGAACAAACCTTGATGAAACCGTGATGTTATGAAACCGCGGTAATTGTAAAATCGGTTAATACTGACATCCCtactcgctcgctaacttctcACTTACATCTGCTTCAGCGATGTATGTCTCTCTGGCTAAAGACCctggtcatgtgcagtgagagcacaggcagACAGTTTGCTTAGTGACAGGCAAGTACACCAGCCAATCTTTTCATTCGGTCAAActgaaatgattggtcgtgATAATTACAGTCATGCGACAGACACCGGCTTTTTACCCACACAActttattgaatatatatatttacttggGTTGTCAAAATTAACACGTTAACGCGGTACGAttcatttgtggaattaacgcgtacattttttaaacgcatgcgcagaatgacccgctgcatgtacccatacccgcctatgctcagagcgacacacgcagtgagatcagagctcgttcacgttaagcagccggtcagtgactttgtaggagaacagtgaaacacagagtttctctggtctcagctgctcagtgaccagCGCTGCtgcgtcatgatcagagcagaagctgcagctggtttgtaccgagctggagtttctgtgtcctcctccactctgctctcactggaactaataaacactcaccACCAGTcatcaggacctgatcagtacagGAAGTCACTGattccagagtttatgaggctgcatttaaacatcatgaaaatgactcgtcaacatgttgtgctcagtacaacacgacacgtgacgctcacagtcaggactcagtgttaaaacgAGCagagcgacacgcagacatgatccgacaccatcgattcataaccaaacacatggccgtacgtttgtcacctaaattATCCCAATAGgaaatgaactatgaacgttaactagttcattttcatctgcatgacCTGAACTTGGAACTcattctttttaagtgtgaactggctcaacactgcttctacagatgggctcagattcagatttcttGTGTAGGGTTGTTcggccttagtggaggtatgaACTTCTGAATTCTAGTCAAATATTTGGTTAGTTATTCTTAATACAGCAGGAAGAAATGTGGTCACATGAGGTCACATGGTATTGAACTTTTATCAGGAAGTGTATGTTTATGACACCACTTACACCAACAGCCATTTATCCAACAATCATGCTAAATCTCTTGGTGAACCATTTCTACAAACCTCCACAGCATAGATCATAGTGCTGACAGCATCATCTGTGATGTTGTCCAGGCCCAGCTCAAAAGCTGTCACCATCATACGGGCCTCGAGCTGGCCCCGCgtgggcagcagcagcgtgtggGCGCTGAGacgcagctcctcctcctcacctcccgCCTCTCGTGGGCTGAAGGGCTGGGCGGTGCTCAGAGGGTTCTGGGGCTGGAACCGATGCTGAAGACACAAACAGGAGATACAAGCATTCAAATGATAAAGTCAATTGTTCAGACATTTCAAGATTAATTGGAcatcattaacattttaaaaaacaatgcaatCATGACATCAAACTTAATAATTTTGGAAACAAGCCGTTTTGAGATCACTGATTTGAAAGCACTTACATCAAATTTCTGTCTCGAGGAACATTTCTTCTTCCCTTTTGGTTTGCCAGGCTTTGAGGCAGAGCCACCTTGCCACTGTGATGGTCCAGTGCCCTCtagaggacaaaataaaacacaacagcataTGCTTTAAGACACCTCAATGAAGATACACCAGTTAAAAAAGTGTTTCCATTCCATATATAATTTTCAATATATATTGCTATTTCCTGCTCTGAAGCAGTGAATCATCACAACAGTTTTTCCTCTATTTATTGATTTCAGTCAACTTTAAGTTTACACATGTTGGATGGCACTGacagacaaaatataaattatttaatcacAGGACATTTCTTACTTTGTCCTCGTTTAGTTGTGTTTATCAAAATGGGGATGAAATGATACTCATTATCACAGCAGTCAGTAAAGTTACAGTATATTAAAGGTATTGAGACTGAAAACAGTacatcttaaaaacaaacacacgctcaCATGCAGTTTTAGAAACACAACACTATCAAAAGCATTCCTACCTGGCGTGGAGACGATGATCTGGCAGCGTGTGAGAATGGCCAGGAGAAAATCATTGTGAACGTGgactgcagaggaaggagaagaagacggggaaattacaaaataagaaacatgtttatACAGGACACAATTTATTTTCCAACAGAAACAATAGCAATGCAGTACTTCCTGTGTACTAACCATTCTCCTGGGCCAACAGACGACGGGCCTCAACGTCAAACTCCTCCTTACTGATCTTCTGTTTGAACCATAGTTTCAGATTTGCCCAGTAACTGTAAAGATGCAACGAATATTAACATAAATAAGattcatatataatattaatttcaCAAACAACAGCTAAACACACGGTAGCCGTCACATATCTGTATCTCTTGCTGGATTCATCTGTGTACAGTTAACTAGCAGCACCGTTATCATTTGTCCATCCTTCATTTGATCCTCTTGTTTCACCTCATGCTAATTGAAAGTAAATGTACACACCTCTCCAGACTTTTCATACAAACCTGCAACATCATTGAAGTAACAACTACAATGTCCAACTCGCAAATCTACGTTTCTTTGAATCATTTCACCCTGAAAACAAATAGTAAACACTAAACTCACGGATGCTACCAGTGCTAGCGAGCAGGCTACTGTCGGAATTACTTTGCGTTTTCGCAGCAAACCACCAGACACGTTCAGAATTCACCGtgagaaagatttttttttaaatcacgcAGACATCATTTCACTCACTGTTTGACGTTATCGCCGATCGCATCGGTTAAATTCTTCTTTGCGATCTCCAGCTCGCTAGCATGAGCCGCCATGGCGTTCATTCGCTCCTGCACTGACGTCATCACCCAGCGACACTGAATCCCACCGTTTTTTTGTAATCCGAAAACTTTATTGCACTGTAATTGTGGAAATATAATGGTAACATATTATTTCCCGATGAATAACGCTGAATTTTTTTCTGTCTACAGCAAACAGAACCATCAAGCAGCTGTTAATATGAAATCTTTGTTGGAAAGACAGtatttaaagtataaagtatatattCATCTATATTATTATCTAAATTATGTCTGTGCAACACAAAGGTTCACGtacaatccattcactgtacatattctcacactgcacaggtttttcttgtttttacactttatatattagttattattccactcatatttttctatattgtttatatttctttacacttaACTATTATTATCCTTACACCTAAGTATTGCAAGTTACTTCTTATTACTCACTGATgtctatttttgactcttgctgctgtaatattgcaaatccCCCTATCCTGGGACTattaaaggattatcttattttatcttatcttatcttatcttaaacaACATAATATCTACTTTCTTATCCCATTATCCTTGTTTTTAGTATCTATGctttgtttctatatttattgTTGGGGCCATatcacatttatattattatctATGCATATAAttttgcagtgttttctttcacataGCCAGTTTCTCACATTTTATTGCATTCAGAACTATCTATTGAGAAAATACCTCAGTGTAAATTaaagtacatatatatatataattgcaGCACATCGTGTTTTTGAGAATAAACCGTTTATGTTGGCTGTTACAGAGAGAAGATGTCTGTATGTCAGCAATGCACCACTAGATGGCGCCATGGTATCCTTTAAATCCTGCAAAGTCACTTCTACTTCACATTTTAGTGCATTCGAGCTGAGTAATTAAACCAATGCTTTTGCAGTTTGCTTCATTCAAGagttaaaacacaacaatgtgaaTTTCACCCCCAAACATGCAGGGCAGTGAGTTCTAAGTAAGTTCTCTCCTCTTATTGCATCATGGCTTCACTGGAGCCTGAGCTAATGTGTTTAGATTGTGGCTCTGGGGTTGATGTACGATTCTGATCAATGCCAAGAATGTGACCCACGAAGccctttaaaataattatgtctGGAATAAAGCTGAGTTGCAACAATTTGCAACAAAGTCGGAGTGAGTTTAATTTATCCTCCTTCCCAGTTCTGGGAATGTATTATTAGACTTATTTAGGATGTTCCAActttttactgctttttttttctggttcacaaaatgtacacaaaatGTTATAGAATAACGTCACACcaacacagaggcagcagccagATTATGAGTCGACGGTCATCTCACATCTGCAGCCACTTGTGAATACAGCAGCAAAAATTAACTCCTGCTAAATGAAGAGATCAGACACTGTATTTTCTGTTCTGTCATCAAAATGAGGTggtagagctgctttcagagctGGTGGAAAAAATGTCACTAATCACATTACAGAATTCAGGTTGGACTATCCCTCAGTCTGGACTCAATTTAGCCTGAGACATGAGAACAGTCCTGGATGTcctcaaaaaaacaacaaaaaacagcttTGCGTTTTTAATATATGTAAACATCTGCTGGCATATGCTGTTATTTTAACTGTAGCTCCTACTGTTTTTAGTTTAAGTTCTTGTTATCTCCAAATGATAAACCAGATAATGCTTTGGTACTTGTATGTTGACTTTGTTGTTAGTAGCTAAGACAAAAGCAGAAATAGAGCCATTTAAACTGCTGtaagctgcttcttcttctcctccactggcctggatagaaaacatttctgtggTTCCATCTGTTGTTCTCTGGGCTCACGTCTCTCTTGCGCAGGTTTAGACTGGGAGGCCCTTTTGTTTCTCACTGTTTAACTCTGGTGTAAAAACAGTGGAGTCGATCGCTCCTCCGGCTCTCTCTCCCCAGGCAGTCGTGAAGCCTTTCGACAGACCTCCGTGACTCACGCCATTCATCACAGTGAGTGTAATCATATATCCAGGACTTATACAGTGAGCAGTGGTACAGGAGACGGCGAGAGGGTCTTCCAGTTCAGTGACTAACGCTGACTCCACAGTGTTCTGAGGTCACACGTCTTCACAGGGGAGATTCATTAGATCGCGTGATGGCTCTCAAGGCTTGAGTCGGGAATACAAATGTGTTTCATGCCAACCACAGGAACAATGAAAACCGTCTGAATATGTTGGTCACTAACAGATGGATTTAACAGAATTAAGTGTCTGTTAATAAGCAGCTGAAACTCAATGAGCGCACTTCTCGAGGCTCAAATGGCCCCTTTGTTTGTTATCTCTGGGCTGCGACTGCTTCTTAGATTAACTTGTTTCTGCGAATCAAAAAAcctcattaaaataaatctaattttcCCAATCTCAACACTCGCTGGTGTGCTTCACAGCTGAATAAATTATCATTCCACAGTTTGTTTGAGAGGGAGAGTGGAAACTTAAAGCTGTCTGCTCACTGAGCTCTCCCAGACCCCAGCAAATGATCATCCATCTCAAACAAGTGTCTGTTGAGCTTCAAGTCAAAAGGCCACTTAGGAGCAGACTTAGCTATGGAGTTGTTTGACTGTCCCAGTTAGGGCAAGAATTAGTCACGGTGCTTATTTTCAAAGAAAACAGCCCCACGTCCTGTCTGTTGACTCGCTGGTTGACACTGACTTGAGGTTTTTTGCAGGATAATGAATCACTCTCATGGACATTTCCCCCAAACAGCACATGTCTTTTAGCAAATAACAACTCAGTGTGCACGGAGCCAGCTTTTTCCAAGAATCCTCCGTGCCCGGTGCCATTTTGGTGGTGGGATTCGTAGACAGCGACGCTTCACTCGGCGACAAAGAGAGCTTTCACCTCTGAAAGCTCTGGAGgaccacacagcagcagccctCGGCCATCTTCCCTCTATACAGGCCCCGTTTTTCGAGGGGGTACACAGGCCTGAGTGTGGTCCCCTCAGCAGTGGATGTCCCCTCCGCTGTTCTAATGTATGACTGCGCAGCGGTCTGGTTTTTGTGGGCTAATCATGCATTCCCATGCGGCCATTAAGCTGCTAAAAATGTGAAGGGTCCAGTGTGTGCAGGGCAGAGTTATTGGAATACTGGAGTTATAGCTGAAGCTGAATCCCACACTGGCAATCTGAGGGGCGGTTTAGCACcatgtgtctgagagagagagaggcaggttTGTGACAGGACGGTGGCCTGTTATAACTTGATTCCTGGACCCAACTGGTATAATGTGGGCTGAAGTTAAACCAACTCTCTCATCACTGTCATCAGAAGTTGTTGAAAGGtcggaaaaaaagaaaacgtatTTTATTCCTGAAtttacagtagagctgaacagAACAGGACAGGATGGACACATTATCCAGAATCTATGAATCCACAAAAGAGTGTGGATTTAAATGCACAGTGTGTAGCatagtggtaaagttgcatatGGGAACTAGCTGAATACATCTCACCACACCCGCTATTTTCAAGCATGTAGAAGAAACAATGGtagaaatgcaaaaaaacatctttagaGCTATTGTGTGGTTTGTCTGTTCTGAACCACTGTACAAACCATGCAAAAGGACCCACTCCCCACTTGGATATAAACAGGTTGTTATAAGGTAACGAGAATGTTATAGTTTCAGGTGATTACAAACtgtaattataatataattatgcattttatatttaatttctgccgAGATCCCcttaaatcctacacactggcCCTTTAAAGAACAGATGTGCTCAGCTGGCTGGTTGAcaaataaatatctttaaagaGAATGTGTGCCCTTGACCTTTTCATCTATACACCCAGATTAAATGGCTAGTGTGGGTTCATTTTCTACCCTCGTAGGTTCACCTACATTTgcaaatttatttaatttactcaagaaaaataaaatccaatatCTTCCCTCAAGTACATTTTGATAAATGCTTTCCTGCCAAGAGTGAGGTGAGATCGATACTGATTTAATGTCTACACGCTAAATATGAAGACTGCATGGAAGGGGACACAGCTCTCTCTGTCAAAAATCCACCAAACATGACCTCTGAAGCTCACTATAGTCTGATTCTGTTTGAAACTGAAAGAGCCAGACTTGCTGGCTCTGTGTCCAGTCTTTATGTTAATGAAAACTAACCACCTGCAGCCTCAGCCTCTCCCCCACTCATCCTTTTAAGGGttgtgggggagctggagccaattaCAGCTGACATTGGTCAAGAGGCCGGGGTCCACCCTGAtcaggtcaccagtgtatcacaaGGCTttacatacagagagagagaaccatcCTCACTCAACCCACAGGGTATCCAATTGTCCAATGTCTctgaactgtgggaggaagccggagaaaacccagagaaaacccctgcagacagggagagaacatgcacactccacacagaaagaccagGAACCTATACTCGCTGTGAGGCGTC
Above is a window of Hippoglossus hippoglossus isolate fHipHip1 chromosome 17, fHipHip1.pri, whole genome shotgun sequence DNA encoding:
- the tada1 gene encoding transcriptional adapter 1, producing the protein MTSVQERMNAMAAHASELEIAKKNLTDAIGDNVKHYWANLKLWFKQKISKEEFDVEARRLLAQENVHVHNDFLLAILTRCQIIVSTPEGTGPSQWQGGSASKPGKPKGKKKCSSRQKFDHRFQPQNPLSTAQPFSPREAGGEEEELRLSAHTLLLPTRGQLEARMMVTAFELGLDNITDDAVSTMIYAVEHHLKDVLTAVITRRKAYRLRDGHFPYAFGSDVTPQPYLKNSLAAYHSVTECPPPSASLPAGPPPQVSPDEAEQQAVHLLACSADILPMPLSPISLFDLLEALQVHHGVMPSHTMYALNMERILSRLWHPSHEELEQDHVHRQRLAGKEGMHVS